The Streptomyces griseiscabiei genome includes a window with the following:
- a CDS encoding DUF1931 family protein encodes MTVMSIARFERFFRAAAGLDVDKNDLKRYSDFVDAKLYDLLTVAQATAKANGRDIIRTSDLPITKGLQESIHHFRKIDQEVDLKPILEQLAAHPALDRTPDEETEAAYPDIIGGLSLALAQSFKILHPDLKNPRTQHWDEARAVFDLLL; translated from the coding sequence ATGACCGTGATGTCCATCGCCAGGTTCGAAAGGTTCTTCCGGGCCGCCGCGGGGCTGGACGTCGACAAGAACGATCTCAAGCGCTACAGCGACTTCGTCGACGCCAAGCTCTACGATCTGCTGACCGTCGCCCAGGCCACTGCCAAGGCCAACGGGCGCGACATCATCCGGACCAGTGACCTGCCGATCACGAAAGGCCTGCAGGAGAGCATTCACCACTTCCGGAAGATCGACCAGGAGGTGGACCTCAAGCCAATCCTGGAACAGCTCGCCGCCCATCCCGCTCTGGACCGCACGCCCGACGAGGAGACCGAGGCGGCCTACCCGGACATCATCGGCGGCCTCAGCCTGGCCCTTGCCCAGAGCTTCAAGATCCTCCACCCCGACCTGAAGAACCCTCGAACCCAGCACTGGGACGAGGCCCGAGCCGTCTTCGACCTCCTGCTGTGA